The nucleotide sequence CCACACGGCCGCGCGGCGTGCGCATGATGTAGCCCTGCTGGATCAGATAGGGCTCCAGAACATCCTCGATGGTGTGGCGCTCTTCACTGATGGCCGCGGCCAGGCTATCAATGCCAACCGGACCGCCGTCGAATTTTTCGATCAGGGTCAGCAACAGTCGTCGATCCTGGTGATCCAGCCCGCGCTCGTCGACGTCGAGCATGTTCAATGCAAGATCGGCGATGGCCCGGGTGATCTCGCCATTGCCCCGCACCTCGGCAAAGTCTCGCACCCGGCGCAGCAGCCGGTTGGCAATACGCGGCGTACCCCGAGCACGGCGAGCGATTTCGAAGGCGCCTTCGGCTTCGATCGGCAAACCGAGGATGCCGGCCGAGCGGGTGACGATGGTCGCCAGATCCGCGGTTGAGTAAAACTCAAGCCGCTGCACGATACCGAAGCGATCACGCAGCGGATTGGTCAGCATGCCTGCCCGGGTGGTCGCCCCGACCAGGGTAAAAGGTGGCAGGTCGAGTTTGATTGAGCGCGCCGCCGGGCCTTCACCGATCATGATATCCAGCTGGAAATCTTCCATCGCCGGATACAGCACTTCCTCAACGATGGGCGACAGTCGATGTATCTCATCGACAAAGAGCACATCACCCTCTTCCAGGTTGGTCAGCAACGCGGCGAGGTCACCAGGCCGCTCCAGCACCGGGCCGGACGTGCTTTTGATCGAAACGCCCATTTCCTGGGCCAGGATATTGGCCAGGGTGGTTTTGCCCAGACCGGGAGGCCCGAAAATCAGGGTGTGATCAAGAGCTTCATTTCGCTTGCGCGCAGCGCGGATAAAGAGATCCATCTGCTCGCGGACCGCCGGCTGGCCGATGTACTCGGCCAGGCTTAGCGGGCGAATGGCGCGGTCGATTTGCTCATCACGGTCACGACCGGTGGCGGTAATCAGACGATCGGCTTCGATCATGGGCTTACACCATTCCCTTGAGGGCACGGCGGATCAGATCTTCACTGCTCAAATCGTCTTCCTGTACTGCTGATACGGCACGGCTGGCCTCTTGCGGCTTGAAGCCAAGGGAAATCAGCGCACTCACCGCATCATTCTCGGCGCTTGAGACTGCCATATTGGCGCGAGGTTCAACCACCAGAGGCGCAATGGATGGCATGGTTTCCCAGGCCTTGAAACGCCCCTTCAATTCCACCAACAAACGCTCAGCGGTTTTTTTGCCCACACCTGGAATCTTCACCAGCACCGAGGTGTCCTGCGCCTGAACGCAACGCACCAGCTCGTCCACCTCCAGCCCGGACATCAGTGCCAACGCCAGCTTCGGCCCAACACCATTGAGACGAATCAGCTCACGAAACAGCTCGCGATCTCGTTTGTCGGCAAAGCCATACAACAGCTGGGCGTCCTCGCGCACTACCAGATGGGTGTGCAGCGTCACCGGCTCACCCAGTGCGGGAAGCCGGTAAAGGGTGGTCATCGGCACCTCGACTTCATAGCCAACGCCATTCACATCCAGAATCAGATGCGGAGGCTGTTTCTCCGCCAGGGTGCCGCGCAAACGTCCAATCACGTTATTTCATCCTCTCTGGGCTGAGTGATCGACTCAGCCAGCCTGAACTTCCTGACAACTCGCTTCGCTAAATTCGGATTACAGACGCAGTCGCCCCGCCCTGCGCTTGGCGCCAGCCAGACCGTGGGGAATCAAGCTCTGACGATGATGGGCATGACACAGGGCTATCGCCAACGCATCGGACGCATCGATTTGCGGTTTCTTCACCAGCTTCAACAGATGCATCACCATCATCTGCACCTGCTGCTTGTCGGCGCCCCCAGTGCCGGCGATGGCCTGCTTGACCTGTGTGGCGGTGTACTCGGCGATCTCCAACCCTTGCTCGACAGCGGCCACAATGGCTGCGCCACGCGCCTGGCCGAGCTTTAGCGCCGAGTCGGCATTGCGCGCCATAAATACCTGCTCGATGCCCATGGTTACCGGACCGTGAAGGCGAATCACCTCGCTGACACCGGCAAACACCGCACGCAACCGATCAGGCAACTCACCACTTCCGGTACGAATGCAGCCGGAAGCCACATACTCGCAGCTACGACCCGTATCGCGCACCACACCATAACCCGTGATTCTGGAACCGGGGTCTATACCGAGGATGAGTGTCATGCGCCTGCCGTACTGTCTATTTATCCAGCGACAAGTATAGGGAGGTCACCAAACGGCGGCTAGCCACAATTCCGCGCCTGTCACAGGACCGCTCCGCCCGCTTGAGGCTTGGCCGACCGCGCCCAGTAATACAGAGCGAAAAAAGCCGGAAGCATTTCGGATGCTTCCGGCTTCGGTTTGCAGCGAAGCGTCAGTCCAGCTGCTCCAATATCTCGTCAGAGATTTCCGCGTTGTGATAGACGTTCTGTACGTCATCCAAATCTTCCAACGCATCGATCAGGCGCAATACCTTTTGGGCAGTCTCGACATCGGTGAGCGGAGCGGCGATAGACGGAATCATGGCAATTTCCGCCTCCTCACCCTTGAAGCCTGCAGCGCTCAGCGCTTCGTTGACCGCATGAAAATCGGTAAAGCTGGTAGACACCAGCGCCGAGCCATCGTCGCCCATTTCCACATCGTCGGCACCCGCCTCCAATGCGGCCTCCATCAGTGCATCCTCATCCACACCGGCAGCAAAGCTGATCTGCCCCTTGCGATCGAACATGTAGGCGACCGAACCGTCGGTACCCAGATTGCCGCCATGCTTATTGAACGCATGACGCACTTCTGCGGCGGTGCGGTTGCGGTTGTCGGTCATGGCCTCGACGATGATGGCCACGCCGCTGGGCGCGTAGCCTTCGTAAGTCAACTCGACGACGTTGTCGGCATCGTTGGTGCCGGCGCCGCGAGCGATGGCGCGATCGATCACATCGCGCGACATGTTCGCGGTCAGCGCCTTGTCCACGGCCAGACGCAGACGCGGGTTGTCCGCCGGGATTGGGCCGCTCTTGGCGGCGACGGTCAGCTCACGAATGATCTTGGTGAAAATCTTGCCACGCTTGGCGTCCTGGCGCCCCTTGCGGTGCTTGATGTTGGCCCATTTGGAATGACCAGCCATAACTGTCTCCCTCTTTGATCAACTTTCTTCTTGCAGGCCATTGAAAAACTATCTGCGTTGGCAATACGTCGTTAAAAACAGCCTCAGAATGCTCATTTAGACCACTAAACTCCGCTTCTTCGGCTGTTTTTGCCTCGTCTTGCCTGCCTCGCCTACGTTTTCAACAGCCTGCTAGCTGTAACGCAAAAGCCCAGGTTTCCCTGGGCTCCGGCTTCGCCGTTATTCGGCTTTCGGCTGCTCACGCAGGCGAATGTGCAACTCGCGCAGTGCCTTGCTATCCACCGCACCCGGTGCCTGGGTCATGACGTCCGCTGCACTCTGGGTTTTCGGGAAGGCGATGACCTCGCGAATCGATTGCGCGCCGGTCATCAGCATCACCAGACGATCCAGGCCGAAGGCCAGGCCACCGTGCGGCGGCGCACCGTACTTGAGCGCATCGAGCAGGAAGCCGAACTTCTCGTCCTGCTCCGCCTCGTCGATGCCGAGGATACGGAACACTGTCTGCTGCATCTCCTTGCGGTGAATACGGATGGAACCGCCACCGAGCTCGGTCCCGTTGAGGACCATGTCATAGGCACGCGACAGCGCCGCACCCGGATTGGCTTCCAGCTCTTCAGGCGTGCACTTGGGCGCGGTGAAGGGATGGTGCAACGCCGACAGCGAACCGTCGTCATTTTCTTCGAACATCGGGAAATCTACGACCCACATCGGCGCCCACTCGCAGGTCAGCAGATTGAGGTCGTGGCCCAGCTTGATGCGCAGCGCACCCAGGGCTTCGGAGACGACCTTGGCCTTGTCCGCACCGAAGAAGACGATATCGCCATCGACCGCACCGACGCGATCCAGAATGGCGTTGAGATTGGCTTCGGGGATGTTCTTGACGATCGGAGACTGCAGGCCCTCCACGCCCTTGGCGCGTTCGTTGACCTTGATATAAGCCAGCCCCTTGGCGCCGTAGATACCGACGAACTTGGTGTAGTCGTCGATCTGCTTGCGCGGCATGCTCGCCCCGCCCGGAACACGCAACGCGGCAACCCGACACTTGGGATCATTGGCCGGGCCCGCGAAGACCTTGAATTCCACTTCCTTGAGCTGGTCTTCGACGTCGACCAGCTCCAGCGGGATGCGCAGGTCGGGCTTGTCCGAACCATAACGGCGCATGGCCTCTTCGAACGGCATGTGCGGGAACTCGCCGAACTCGACACCCAGCACTTCCTTGAACAGCTTGCGAACCATGCCTTCGGTGATGCCGATGATGTCGGCCTCATCGAGGAAGCTGGTTTCAATGTCGATCTGGGTGAATTCCGGCTGACGGTCGGCACGCAGGTCTTCGTCACGGAAGCACTTGGCAATCTGGTAGTAGCGGTCGAAACCGGCAACCATCAGCAGCTGCTTGAACAGCTGTGGCGACTGCGGCAATGCGAAGAAGCTGCCGGGATGGGTACGACTGGGTACCAGATAGTCGCGGGCGCCTTCTGGGGTGGCACGGGTCAGGATCGGGGTTTCAACGTCGAGAAAGCCCTGCTCGTCCAGGTAGCGGCGGATGCTGGCGGTGATGCGCGAGCGCAACTTGAGCTTCTCGGCCATTTCCGGGCGGCGCAGATCAATGAAGCGATAGCGCAGGCGGGTTTCTTCACCCACGTCGCTGTATTCGTTGAGCGGGAACGGCGGTGTTTCCGCCTCGTTCAACACTTCCAGCTCGTAGCCCAGCACCTCGATGGCGCCGGAGGCCATGTTCGGGTTGCGCGCGCCCTCAGGACGCAGGCGCACCTTACCGGTGATCTTGACTACATATTCGCTGCGCACCCGGTCAGCGGCAGCGAAGGTTTCGGCACGGTCGGGATCGAACACAACCTGGGCCATGCCTTCGCGGTCACGCACGTCGAGGAAGATAACCCCGCCGTGGTCGCGGCGGCGGTGCACCCAACCGCAAAGAGTGATTTCCTGGCCGTCCAGGCTTTCGTTCAACTGGCCGCAATAGTGGCTGCGCATCATGGTGGGGTTCGCTTCTCGTATCTTGAAATTCATCGGGTCGCGCGAAGTGCGACTGGGTACAGGACACCTCACAAGCATCCTGTCAAACCGCATCAATCGTCATACGGATCAATGCGGAAAAGCGTGATCAAGCACTGGCGTCGCCGACAAAACCTACGGGTCGCCAGACACAAGCGCGAGATTATATCCACATAATCCTTTCGACGCAGCCGCCGACGACAGCCTTACCACCGCGCACCATAAATGAAACCGATTTGCCTGGATGGCTTCCAAGGAACGAACCCGTCAAGGATCATATGCAGCATTCCGTCTTTCTGGCATAACTAGCCGCTGACTACATCGACCAGGAGAACATCATGAAAATCGATATCGGTATCGCCGAGCAGGATCGCGCCGCCATTGCTGAGGGCCTGTCGCGCCTGCTGGCCGACACCTACACCCTATATTTGAAGACACACAACTTTCACTGGAACGTGACGGGGCCGATGTTCAACACCCTGCACACCATGTTCGAGACGCAATACACCGAGCTGGCACTAGCCGTGGATGATATCGCCGAGCGCATCCGCGCCCTTGGCTTCCCCGCTCCCGGCACCTATGCCGAATACGCCAAGCTGTCCTCGATCAAGGAGCAGGAAGGCGTCCCTGCTGCCGAAGACATGATCCGCCTGCTGGTGGAAGGCCAGGAAGCGGTCGTACGCACTGCACGGGGCATCTTCCCGCTGCTTGAGAAAGTCAGCGACGAACCGACTGCGGATCTGCTGACCCAGCGTATGCAGGTGCACGAAAAAACCGCTTGGATGCTGCGCAGCCTGCTGGCTGCCTGAGTCAAGGTCACGCCCCTCCTGGACAGTTGCGCAAGCGGCTGTCCAGAGCCCCACCATAGCCTCCCGACTTCGATCCTCCGCCAACGCCTCCCCGCCTAATACTCCCGCTCCGCCTGACACACGATTTGAGCAGCGCCCACCTTTACTGTTAAATACGCCCGCGCCGCAGCCTGGGCACTTCAACCGGGCAAGATTCGTCTATCCATTACCGCCGTTGCCCATCTGCAGACGCTTTTTTCTACCGCGTTATTCAACTGTGAGTCATAACAATGCTTAAGATCGTTCATGTATTGACGGGCGTTGCCGCCCTTGTTCTGTCATTCGTCCCTTCACTCTCCGGCGGTTTGTCACCCCTGGTTCAACCCGAAGCGCTTTGCCTGCTGCTGTTAGGTCTGCTGAACGCTCAGTTCGCCTGCTTCACTCAGCCACGCAACGGCCATCACCATCGCCCGATGATGATTGCCGTATCCGCTCTACTGATTGCTGCGGCCGTTATTCAGGCACTGGTACTGCTGATCCCGATAGTCGCCATCGCCGGCCTGCCGGCAACGCTCGCCAGCCTGCTGCTGGCCGTTGTCGCTGTGGTGCTGCATCTGGCCACCGCCCAGAGCGGGCAAGCACGACCTGCTCATCGTGGCGCACCCACGACTCCACGGAGCAAAAGCGCTCCCGTGAACACTGCCGCCCCTTCCGCCGGTCGCGAGACCGGGACAGTCAAGTGGTTCAACACTTCCAAGGGTTTCGGCTTTATTTCCCGCGATAGCGGTGATGACGTGTTCGTCCACTTCCGCGCCATTCGCGGCGATGGCCATCGCATTCTTGTAGAAGGCCAACGCGTGGAGTTCACCATCATGATGCGCGACAAAGGTCTTCAGGCTGAAGATGTGGTGCAGACCAACCACTGACCTGCACCTTTGCCAACCTCCGCCACAAGGTCGTCAGTAATGTGGCGGAGGCGCTTCATCCCCCTCCACTCCGATACCGCTTTGCATGTCTTCCTGGCGCCTGGCCAGAATCTTTAGCTGAGCCTGCAGCCGATCGATAGCAGCCTGCTGCGCAACCAACACATCGTTCAGTGCCTGAATCGTATCGTCCTGGAAAGCCAGGCGAGTTTCGAGATCGGCGATACGCTGTTCCAGCTCCATCTCACTGCTCCGCAAAACGAAAATCATCGGTCAGCACAAGCTTGAGCTTCTGCCGAATGGCCTCGACCTGCTCGTCAGTGTAGGGCTGCGCAGGCCGATGCCCCCATACCGGCGCAGGCCAGGCGGCATCGCCCCGCCGACGAGCGATGACGTGCATGTGCAGCTGGCTTACGACATTTCCTAACGTCGCGACATTCATCTTGTCTGCGCCAAAGGTATCTTTCAGCTTTTCAGCCAATGCGGTCGTTTCGCGCCAGAGCAATTGCTGGTCGGCGCTATCAAGCTGAAACAGCTCACTCACCTCTTCGCGGCGCGGCACGAGGATGAACCAGGGATAGCTGGAGTCATTCATCAACAACAGCCTGCACAACGGAAAGTCCCCCAACAACAGAGTGTCCTGCTCTAAGCGTGAATCAAGAACGAACATAACCGCACTCCTGTTCAAATCGGGTTCTCAACGCAGCTCCCAGGCTACGTTTAAACAATCATGTGAAGAATACTCCACGGGGCGCTATAGCGGCGCGCACCAGATCGGCACACGGATGGCTCAAAAACGCTCCGCTTTGGCGCGATCAGAGGATGGACGACAGCGCTTGTAAGGCACAAAATCCGTCCTTGTGATTTTGTGCATGGTTATTGCTTTGAGTCATTAAAGACTTAAATCGGAAAGGAGAAAGGAAGAACCTCTGGGTTAAGCTTGCTGTCAGCGCTTTCCCCAGCTAAACCATAGCTTTAAGGAAATGTGTTCCGGCTCTGCCTAAGCTACATCGGCAGGTGCAAACAAGGATCGACCTAAGAGTAAAAATAAGATGCCTTCTTCCTCTCAGGAAGCAGGGCCAGTTTGAAACCGAGGAGCAATCACAATGAGCGTGATGAAGTGGAGCGTCATCGCCCTGGCAGTCGCCGCGGGCACATCCCAAATGGCTTTCGCCAGCCAGCAATCCGAATCCAAGGGATTCGTCGAAGATGCGAAGCTGGATCTGTTGCTGCGCAATGCCTATTTCCACCGCGACCACAAGGATGGAGTTCAAGACCAGTCTCGCTGGGGTCAAGGCTTTATTGCCACCTTCGAGTCCGGCTTCACCCAAGGCACTATCGGGGTCGGAGTAGATGCTTACGGCCTGTTGGGCGTTAAGTTGGACACCGGCAAGAGCCGTGAAGATGGCGGCATCGCGTTCTTTGGCACGGATAGCAGCGGCAAAACACAAGATGATCTGTCGGAGGCAGGCGTAGCGATTAAGTTTCGTGCCTCCAACACCGTACTGAAATACGGCGATCAAATGCCATCATTGCCTGTTCTGGCTCATGACACCACCCGACTCCTGCCACAAACCTTCACAGGTACTTTGATCACCAGCCATGAGATAGAAGGACTGGAGCTCAATGTCGGCCGCTTCACTGGCCAGAACAACCTAACCGAGACCGCTCATGATAATGGCCGCCTAAAGTCCATTGACGTACTCGGCGGCACCTATAGCTTTACAGACAACCTCAGCGCCTCGCTGTATTTCTCCGATATTAAAGATGTCGCAGAGAAGAAATACGCTAATGTGAACTACATCTTCCCGCTCTCGGATTCACAATCCTTGGGCTTTGATTTCAACATTTACAAAAGCGATTACGACAGCGAGTTCACCGGCACCGGCAAGGATGAAGACAACACCATTTGGAGCCTGGCAGCCACGTACAGCGTTGGCGGGCACTCGTTTATCGTAGCCCACCAGCGCTCCCACGGTGGCTTTAACTACGTTGACGATGAGGGCAATATCCAGCAGGTTGGTTACGCTTACGACATCGGTGATGGCGGCAACGGTATTTACCTGGCCAACTCTTTCCTTTCCGACTTCAACGGAAAGGACGAGCGCTCCTGGCAGGCCAGCTATGAGCTGGACTTCAGCGAATACGGTGTTCCTGGGCTTGCTTGGAAAACTGCCTACATTCGAGGAACCAATATCGATACGGGTATGGGCGACGCGAGTGAGCGGGAAATCTTCAACCAGGTCTCCTACGTAGTGCAGGATGGCCCAGCCAAGGACCTTTCTCTGAAGCTACGCAACTCGATTCTCAGAACCAGCAACACTTACTGGAACGACATGAACGAAATTCGTGTCTTCGTCGAATACCCACTGAGCATCCTGTAACTCAGGTTATCTCAGGCTATTCGAAGTAAAACGGAGCCCGGCGAAAGCCGGGCTCTTTCGTTTCCAGCAACAGCCTTAGCCAGCGCCCTGCCGCTCCTGTACGACGCCTCCCCTGCGCCGTACAATGCTCGGCCAAATTCACGCTCTTGCAAGGACATATCGGCCCCCATGCGCACCAGTCAGTTCCTGCTTTCGACCCTGAAAGAAACTCCATCCGATGCCGTGGTCATCAGCCACCAGCTGATGTTGCGTGCCGGCATGATCCGCCGACTGGCCTCGGGTCTGTATACCTGGATGCCCATGGGCCTGCGCGCACTGCGCAAGGCAGAAGCCATCGTACGTGACGAGATGAACAAGGCCGGCGCTCTGGAAGTGCTGATGCCCGCCATCCAGCCTGCTGAGCTTTGGCAGGAGTCCGGTCGCTGGGAAGAGTACGGCCCTGAGCTGCTGCGCCTCAAGGATCGCCACGACCGCGAATTCTGTGTCGGCCCAACCCACGAGGAAGTCATCACCGATCTGGCCCGCAACGAGCTTAATAGCTACAAGCAGCTGCCGATCAACTTCTTCCAGATTCAGACCAAATTCCGCGACGAGATCCGCCCGCGCTTTGGCCTGATGCGCGGCCGCGAATTCCTGATGAAGGACGCCTACTCCTTCCATCTCGACCAGGAATCCCTGCAGCAGACCTATGACCGGATGCATCAGGCCTACTGCAATATCTTCACCCGTCTGGGTCTGAACTTCCGCCCAGTGCAGGCCGATACCGGTTCCATCGGCGGTACCGGCTCCCATGAATTCCACGTGCTGGCCGAGTCAGGCGAGGACGATATCGCATTTAGCGACAGCTCCGATTACGCAGCCAATATCGAAAAGGCCGAGGCGATTCCACGCGAGACAGAGCGTGGTGCAGCCACTGAAGAACTGCGCCTGGTCGATACGCCCAACACCCGCACCATCACCGACCTGGTCGAGCAATTCCAGCTCGCCATCGAGAAAACCATCAAGACCCTGGTGGTCCATGGCTCCGAAGAAGGCCAACTGGTGGCCCTGATCGTCCGTGGCGATCATGAGCTGAA is from Pseudomonas saudiphocaensis and encodes:
- the ruvB gene encoding Holliday junction branch migration DNA helicase RuvB, which produces MIEADRLITATGRDRDEQIDRAIRPLSLAEYIGQPAVREQMDLFIRAARKRNEALDHTLIFGPPGLGKTTLANILAQEMGVSIKSTSGPVLERPGDLAALLTNLEEGDVLFVDEIHRLSPIVEEVLYPAMEDFQLDIMIGEGPAARSIKLDLPPFTLVGATTRAGMLTNPLRDRFGIVQRLEFYSTADLATIVTRSAGILGLPIEAEGAFEIARRARGTPRIANRLLRRVRDFAEVRGNGEITRAIADLALNMLDVDERGLDHQDRRLLLTLIEKFDGGPVGIDSLAAAISEERHTIEDVLEPYLIQQGYIMRTPRGRVVTRHAYLHFGLNLPKRMDDSPVGDLFDGDTM
- the ruvA gene encoding Holliday junction branch migration protein RuvA, with the protein product MIGRLRGTLAEKQPPHLILDVNGVGYEVEVPMTTLYRLPALGEPVTLHTHLVVREDAQLLYGFADKRDRELFRELIRLNGVGPKLALALMSGLEVDELVRCVQAQDTSVLVKIPGVGKKTAERLLVELKGRFKAWETMPSIAPLVVEPRANMAVSSAENDAVSALISLGFKPQEASRAVSAVQEDDLSSEDLIRRALKGMV
- the ruvC gene encoding crossover junction endodeoxyribonuclease RuvC, with product MTLILGIDPGSRITGYGVVRDTGRSCEYVASGCIRTGSGELPDRLRAVFAGVSEVIRLHGPVTMGIEQVFMARNADSALKLGQARGAAIVAAVEQGLEIAEYTATQVKQAIAGTGGADKQQVQMMVMHLLKLVKKPQIDASDALAIALCHAHHRQSLIPHGLAGAKRRAGRLRL
- a CDS encoding YebC/PmpR family DNA-binding transcriptional regulator — translated: MAGHSKWANIKHRKGRQDAKRGKIFTKIIRELTVAAKSGPIPADNPRLRLAVDKALTANMSRDVIDRAIARGAGTNDADNVVELTYEGYAPSGVAIIVEAMTDNRNRTAAEVRHAFNKHGGNLGTDGSVAYMFDRKGQISFAAGVDEDALMEAALEAGADDVEMGDDGSALVSTSFTDFHAVNEALSAAGFKGEEAEIAMIPSIAAPLTDVETAQKVLRLIDALEDLDDVQNVYHNAEISDEILEQLD
- the aspS gene encoding aspartate--tRNA ligase; protein product: MMRSHYCGQLNESLDGQEITLCGWVHRRRDHGGVIFLDVRDREGMAQVVFDPDRAETFAAADRVRSEYVVKITGKVRLRPEGARNPNMASGAIEVLGYELEVLNEAETPPFPLNEYSDVGEETRLRYRFIDLRRPEMAEKLKLRSRITASIRRYLDEQGFLDVETPILTRATPEGARDYLVPSRTHPGSFFALPQSPQLFKQLLMVAGFDRYYQIAKCFRDEDLRADRQPEFTQIDIETSFLDEADIIGITEGMVRKLFKEVLGVEFGEFPHMPFEEAMRRYGSDKPDLRIPLELVDVEDQLKEVEFKVFAGPANDPKCRVAALRVPGGASMPRKQIDDYTKFVGIYGAKGLAYIKVNERAKGVEGLQSPIVKNIPEANLNAILDRVGAVDGDIVFFGADKAKVVSEALGALRIKLGHDLNLLTCEWAPMWVVDFPMFEENDDGSLSALHHPFTAPKCTPEELEANPGAALSRAYDMVLNGTELGGGSIRIHRKEMQQTVFRILGIDEAEQDEKFGFLLDALKYGAPPHGGLAFGLDRLVMLMTGAQSIREVIAFPKTQSAADVMTQAPGAVDSKALRELHIRLREQPKAE
- a CDS encoding Dps family protein, giving the protein MKIDIGIAEQDRAAIAEGLSRLLADTYTLYLKTHNFHWNVTGPMFNTLHTMFETQYTELALAVDDIAERIRALGFPAPGTYAEYAKLSSIKEQEGVPAAEDMIRLLVEGQEAVVRTARGIFPLLEKVSDEPTADLLTQRMQVHEKTAWMLRSLLAA
- a CDS encoding cold-shock protein, with translation MLKIVHVLTGVAALVLSFVPSLSGGLSPLVQPEALCLLLLGLLNAQFACFTQPRNGHHHRPMMIAVSALLIAAAVIQALVLLIPIVAIAGLPATLASLLLAVVAVVLHLATAQSGQARPAHRGAPTTPRSKSAPVNTAAPSAGRETGTVKWFNTSKGFGFISRDSGDDVFVHFRAIRGDGHRILVEGQRVEFTIMMRDKGLQAEDVVQTNH
- a CDS encoding SlyX family protein, producing the protein MELEQRIADLETRLAFQDDTIQALNDVLVAQQAAIDRLQAQLKILARRQEDMQSGIGVEGDEAPPPHY
- a CDS encoding HIT family protein, whose translation is MFVLDSRLEQDTLLLGDFPLCRLLLMNDSSYPWFILVPRREEVSELFQLDSADQQLLWRETTALAEKLKDTFGADKMNVATLGNVVSQLHMHVIARRRGDAAWPAPVWGHRPAQPYTDEQVEAIRQKLKLVLTDDFRFAEQ
- a CDS encoding OprD family porin translates to MSVMKWSVIALAVAAGTSQMAFASQQSESKGFVEDAKLDLLLRNAYFHRDHKDGVQDQSRWGQGFIATFESGFTQGTIGVGVDAYGLLGVKLDTGKSREDGGIAFFGTDSSGKTQDDLSEAGVAIKFRASNTVLKYGDQMPSLPVLAHDTTRLLPQTFTGTLITSHEIEGLELNVGRFTGQNNLTETAHDNGRLKSIDVLGGTYSFTDNLSASLYFSDIKDVAEKKYANVNYIFPLSDSQSLGFDFNIYKSDYDSEFTGTGKDEDNTIWSLAATYSVGGHSFIVAHQRSHGGFNYVDDEGNIQQVGYAYDIGDGGNGIYLANSFLSDFNGKDERSWQASYELDFSEYGVPGLAWKTAYIRGTNIDTGMGDASEREIFNQVSYVVQDGPAKDLSLKLRNSILRTSNTYWNDMNEIRVFVEYPLSIL
- a CDS encoding proline--tRNA ligase, with translation MRTSQFLLSTLKETPSDAVVISHQLMLRAGMIRRLASGLYTWMPMGLRALRKAEAIVRDEMNKAGALEVLMPAIQPAELWQESGRWEEYGPELLRLKDRHDREFCVGPTHEEVITDLARNELNSYKQLPINFFQIQTKFRDEIRPRFGLMRGREFLMKDAYSFHLDQESLQQTYDRMHQAYCNIFTRLGLNFRPVQADTGSIGGTGSHEFHVLAESGEDDIAFSDSSDYAANIEKAEAIPRETERGAATEELRLVDTPNTRTITDLVEQFQLAIEKTIKTLVVHGSEEGQLVALIVRGDHELNEIKAANLAQVANPLVFASEAEIRSVIGAGPGSLGPLNMPITCIIDRSVALMSDFAAGANQDDKHYFGLNWERDLPLPEIADLRNVVAGDPSPDGQGTLVIKRGIEVGHIFQLGTKYSQAMNCSVMGENGKPVTLTMGCYGIGVSRVVAAAIEQNYDDRGILWPDALAPFQIALVPMKYENEAVREATDKLYAELTAAGFDVLLDDRDKKTSPGVKFADMELVGIPHRIVIGDRGLAEGTLEYKHRRDAESQAVAVADILEFINSRVSR